One genomic region from Rubinisphaera margarita encodes:
- a CDS encoding undecaprenyl-diphosphate phosphatase, whose product MDVEQLFQVILLGIVQGIAEFLPISSSGHLVIVNALLPDSSSATSTDDLAMNIALHLGTLGSILVVYRRDLRNYIRDFPLILSVILATIPIVVVGFTLKDHLEMAFSTPAVAAVGLLVTATFLSLSDWLGSKDPIAENPEPKTPTWWQALLVGCFQAVAIVPGISRSGSTIAGGVMVGISREDAARFSFLIAIPAIAGATLLHAKEMLESEAGLGLNVYLLIGAAVSFVVGIGALEMLLKIVRRNRLRYFAVYCVIVSLVTMYFTLA is encoded by the coding sequence ATGGATGTGGAACAGCTCTTTCAGGTGATCCTGCTCGGAATCGTGCAGGGGATCGCCGAATTCCTGCCGATCAGTTCGTCCGGCCACCTGGTGATCGTCAACGCTTTACTTCCTGACTCCTCGTCGGCGACATCGACGGACGATCTGGCGATGAACATCGCTCTGCACCTCGGCACGCTCGGTTCCATTCTCGTGGTCTACCGCCGCGACCTGCGGAACTACATCCGGGACTTCCCGCTGATCCTGTCGGTGATTCTGGCCACCATCCCCATCGTGGTCGTCGGGTTCACGCTGAAAGATCATCTGGAGATGGCGTTCTCGACACCTGCAGTCGCCGCAGTGGGGCTCCTCGTAACCGCGACCTTTCTTTCGCTGAGCGACTGGCTCGGCAGCAAGGACCCGATCGCTGAAAATCCCGAACCCAAGACACCGACGTGGTGGCAGGCTCTGCTGGTCGGATGCTTTCAGGCGGTCGCCATCGTTCCGGGGATCTCTCGGTCAGGATCGACAATTGCCGGCGGCGTGATGGTCGGCATCTCCCGAGAAGACGCTGCCCGTTTTTCATTTCTGATCGCCATTCCGGCGATTGCCGGGGCGACATTGCTGCATGCTAAAGAAATGCTGGAAAGCGAAGCAGGACTGGGGCTCAACGTCTACCTGCTGATTGGAGCGGCTGTCTCGTTTGTCGTCGGAATCGGCGCTCTCGAAATGCTGCTCAAAATCGTGCGACGCAATCGTCTGCGGTATTTTGCCGTCTACTGTGTAATCGTTTCGCTAGTGACGATGTACTTTACCCTGGCGTGA
- a CDS encoding PDZ domain-containing protein — protein sequence MLNSPAIRRSRLIFPLLIGMFALAGEMLAAPFPGNDAERVIKQAVVAASPSLVRIETVGGADVVDEMLTGTGPTTGVVVSEDGYIITSSFNFSANPATVLATLAETNQRLPAQVIAHDRLKNLTLLKVEASGLIPGEAIPEEEIKVGQWALALGRTYDQVQANISLGLISALGRMEGKALQTDAKVSPANYGGPLVNLRGQVFGVLTPLSQDGSHSTGGVNWYDSGIGFAVPMHDIYASLDRLKSGDDLRPGLIGISFASTPSFMTDLVVQEVRPNSPASEAGIEAKDTVVAAAGKPVETVAQLRQVVGRMYAGDTLSLTIKRAEEEQKVSLELAAELEAFQHGLLGLLPQRAISTDPGVTVRHILADTPAAQAGLKAKDRIISVDGQDIADAADLARLLSVRTAGEEIPLTITRDGNQLELTATLGNPLATIPAEIPLPFTAEAPQNLANPPETGDLERKVASVNLQYDLYVPEDYRPGRQYGLVMWMSSKGETLPGKEMVEWKRICRTRGLILLRPRSVDGAVWSDDDALSLETCLDEVEDEYQIAAGMTAMFVTGAEPTFLWQFAWDHRDRLHGLASSTVPSRTEIPFNEPGKRFSLLLPRKDVLDAETLQKLQAIMQNRGLPFVTMEAGEELTADDFDALGRWLETLSLF from the coding sequence ATGCTGAATTCGCCCGCGATCCGCCGAAGCCGGCTGATTTTCCCGCTCCTGATCGGGATGTTCGCCCTCGCCGGGGAGATGCTGGCGGCTCCCTTTCCCGGGAACGATGCCGAACGCGTCATCAAGCAGGCGGTTGTCGCCGCCAGCCCGTCGCTGGTTCGCATTGAAACCGTCGGCGGAGCCGATGTCGTCGATGAAATGCTGACCGGCACCGGGCCAACCACAGGTGTGGTCGTTTCCGAAGACGGTTATATCATCACCAGTTCGTTCAATTTCTCCGCGAATCCGGCGACCGTACTGGCGACACTGGCTGAAACGAATCAGCGGCTGCCCGCTCAGGTCATTGCTCACGATCGTCTAAAGAACCTCACGTTGCTTAAAGTCGAGGCCAGCGGACTGATCCCGGGCGAGGCGATTCCGGAAGAGGAAATCAAGGTCGGACAATGGGCGCTCGCGCTGGGCCGGACGTACGATCAAGTGCAGGCGAACATCTCGCTGGGACTCATCAGTGCCCTTGGGCGGATGGAAGGCAAGGCGCTGCAGACCGATGCGAAAGTTTCTCCTGCGAACTACGGAGGCCCGCTCGTCAATCTGCGTGGTCAGGTATTCGGGGTTCTCACCCCACTCTCTCAGGACGGTTCGCACAGCACCGGGGGCGTGAACTGGTACGACTCCGGAATCGGCTTCGCGGTGCCAATGCATGACATCTACGCCTCGCTGGATCGACTGAAATCTGGGGACGATCTGCGGCCCGGACTGATCGGCATCAGCTTCGCTTCCACGCCGTCGTTCATGACCGACCTGGTCGTCCAGGAAGTCCGCCCCAACTCTCCCGCGTCAGAAGCTGGAATTGAAGCCAAAGACACGGTCGTTGCCGCAGCCGGGAAGCCGGTCGAAACAGTCGCGCAATTGCGGCAGGTTGTCGGACGGATGTACGCGGGCGATACGCTCTCACTGACGATCAAACGGGCCGAGGAAGAACAGAAAGTCTCGCTGGAACTGGCAGCCGAACTCGAAGCGTTTCAGCACGGTCTACTCGGATTGCTGCCACAGCGGGCGATTTCCACGGACCCGGGCGTCACCGTGCGGCATATTCTGGCTGACACACCAGCTGCTCAGGCGGGATTGAAAGCAAAGGACCGGATCATCAGCGTCGACGGACAGGACATCGCAGATGCCGCCGATCTGGCGCGGCTGCTTTCTGTCCGCACGGCTGGGGAGGAGATCCCCCTGACGATCACTCGCGACGGAAACCAACTCGAGTTGACTGCAACTCTCGGCAATCCTCTGGCCACGATCCCGGCGGAAATTCCGCTCCCATTTACGGCGGAAGCACCGCAGAACCTCGCCAATCCTCCCGAAACGGGGGATCTGGAACGGAAAGTGGCCAGTGTGAACCTGCAGTACGACCTGTACGTTCCTGAGGACTACCGGCCGGGCAGGCAGTACGGGCTTGTGATGTGGATGTCGAGCAAAGGCGAGACGCTGCCGGGGAAGGAGATGGTCGAATGGAAGCGGATCTGTCGGACGCGTGGGCTGATTCTGCTGCGGCCCCGCTCAGTCGACGGAGCAGTCTGGTCGGACGATGATGCGTTATCACTGGAGACGTGTCTGGATGAAGTCGAAGACGAATACCAGATCGCCGCCGGAATGACGGCGATGTTTGTTACGGGTGCTGAGCCGACGTTCCTCTGGCAGTTCGCCTGGGATCATCGGGACCGGTTGCATGGACTGGCCTCGTCGACCGTGCCCAGCCGAACTGAAATCCCGTTCAACGAGCCAGGCAAACGGTTCTCTCTGTTGCTGCCCAGGAAAGACGTTCTCGACGCGGAAACGCTGCAGAAGCTGCAAGCCATCATGCAGAATCGCGGGCTTCCTTTCGTGACGATGGAAGCGGGCGAAGAATTGACCGCTGATGATTTCGATGCACTCGGCCGCTGGCTGGAAACTCTCAGCCTCTTTTAG
- a CDS encoding ATP-dependent zinc protease family protein → MTESIEPSTIGWRECVDLPDWGIEGIEAKSDTGARSSAIDVKNLRFEGDDTVTFEVALSRTDRSRTRPVHAKVKRRTVVKSSNGHVSDRIVVETTLQVGRVVKTIDVSLVCRKRMQCRMLIGRTALQEHFVVDSSKTYLLTESKSKPRRKKSKTKRKKIKRDVDRSEDAAAAN, encoded by the coding sequence ATGACAGAATCGATCGAACCATCGACGATCGGCTGGAGAGAGTGCGTCGATCTCCCGGACTGGGGAATCGAAGGGATTGAAGCGAAGTCGGATACCGGAGCCCGTTCCTCGGCCATTGATGTCAAGAATCTCCGCTTCGAAGGCGATGATACGGTGACCTTCGAAGTTGCCCTGTCCCGCACCGATCGCAGTCGCACTCGACCGGTCCACGCGAAGGTGAAACGGCGAACGGTCGTCAAATCGAGCAACGGCCATGTCAGCGATCGCATCGTGGTCGAAACAACGCTTCAGGTCGGGCGTGTGGTTAAGACAATCGATGTCAGTCTCGTCTGTCGCAAACGCATGCAATGCCGCATGCTCATCGGACGAACCGCGCTGCAGGAACATTTCGTGGTCGATTCCAGCAAGACTTATCTGCTGACCGAATCCAAATCGAAGCCACGTCGCAAGAAGAGCAAAACGAAGCGGAAGAAGATCAAACGCGATGTCGACCGCTCGGAAGACGCCGCCGCGGCGAACTGA
- a CDS encoding cytochrome c oxidase subunit 3: protein MRTRVYPEFAKTTYLVYGLIGSITIFFVAAFIAYLTRYIVTDEPPLQFDLPPLLLVNTVLLLTGSHLLFRAYRAIRRERQQAFRIYLTSSLVLACVFCLLQAWGMGDLLEQHWQQQGGVRSAAAIFLMVFLHVAHFIAGLCALFYVTVQGYRGRYDHEFNNGVRLAAVYWRFLDVIWLLMLGLFLLTGRV, encoded by the coding sequence ATGAGAACTCGGGTTTATCCCGAATTTGCAAAGACGACCTATCTTGTTTATGGCTTGATTGGGTCGATCACGATTTTCTTTGTCGCCGCGTTCATCGCCTACCTGACGCGGTACATTGTGACCGACGAACCGCCGCTCCAGTTTGACCTGCCGCCGCTGCTGCTGGTCAATACGGTCCTGCTCCTCACGGGAAGCCATCTGCTTTTCCGCGCCTACCGGGCGATTCGTCGCGAGCGGCAGCAGGCCTTTCGGATTTATCTCACGAGCTCCCTCGTGCTGGCTTGCGTATTCTGTCTGCTGCAGGCCTGGGGCATGGGAGACCTGCTCGAACAGCACTGGCAACAGCAGGGGGGCGTGCGATCAGCCGCCGCGATCTTTCTGATGGTCTTCCTCCACGTGGCGCATTTCATCGCCGGGCTGTGCGCACTGTTCTACGTGACGGTGCAGGGTTATCGCGGCCGGTACGATCACGAATTCAACAACGGGGTGCGTCTCGCCGCGGTCTACTGGCGGTTTCTGGACGTGATCTGGCTGCTGATGCTTGGGCTGTTCCTGCTGACCGGACGAGTTTGA
- a CDS encoding cytochrome C oxidase subunit IV family protein — MSEHHEDHGHGFSHVMPPAILLGVFVALIVLTVVTVVVAGNPLIPPGFDIIVALSIATVKGALVVLFFMHMIYDKPLNAILFVFSLVFVALFLGFAISDTDQYQHRIEEYEYGQTEQAS; from the coding sequence ATGTCCGAACATCATGAGGATCATGGTCACGGTTTCTCCCACGTCATGCCGCCGGCGATTCTGCTGGGCGTGTTCGTGGCGTTGATCGTGCTTACCGTCGTGACGGTCGTGGTTGCCGGCAACCCGTTGATTCCGCCGGGATTCGATATCATCGTGGCCCTGTCCATCGCCACGGTGAAAGGCGCGCTCGTCGTGCTGTTCTTCATGCACATGATTTACGACAAGCCACTGAACGCAATTCTGTTCGTGTTCTCGCTGGTCTTCGTCGCACTGTTCCTCGGGTTCGCGATTTCCGACACCGATCAGTACCAGCACCGCATTGAAGAGTACGAATACGGGCAGACCGAACAGGCCAGCTGA
- a CDS encoding cytochrome c oxidase subunit 3 yields MATAVDPHDEHQTDHGHDDWHHKPFSAHHFDNAEQQFDSGKLGMWLFLVTEVLFFSGLFCAYAVYRANHPEVFIYASQYLDKYLGGMNTIVLIFSSLTMAWGVRCAQLGQNKGLVILLGITLFCAALFLGVKTFEYTEKAHKRLLWAGAFASSEDLGKADAQVFKVGDPLPEAEFEDRVMSSLGTITKYWVFALAIPVILAGIGFGVKSRPTLTVAASFAISIVAIIIGIQVSIAIHHAQHAGDHGEAHAAHDAEHEGTEHGEHGLTVKEGADPGHGHEHDQLESEAKEIDTAAAIAESKQETIAGEAMDPVLGDMTSAGPTVDDKSDHDAPRNANIFFSIYYFMTGLHAFHILCGMIAISWLMVRAVEKHFRPDYFGPVDFVGLYWHIVDLIWIYLFPLLYLIGH; encoded by the coding sequence ATGGCGACAGCCGTGGACCCTCACGACGAGCACCAGACCGATCACGGTCACGATGACTGGCATCATAAGCCCTTCAGTGCGCACCACTTCGACAACGCCGAGCAGCAGTTCGACTCCGGCAAGTTGGGGATGTGGCTGTTTCTGGTGACGGAAGTCCTGTTCTTCAGCGGACTTTTCTGTGCCTATGCCGTGTACCGGGCGAATCATCCGGAAGTCTTCATCTACGCCTCGCAGTACCTCGACAAGTACCTGGGCGGGATGAATACGATCGTGCTGATCTTCAGTAGTCTCACGATGGCCTGGGGTGTCCGTTGTGCCCAGTTGGGGCAGAACAAAGGTCTGGTCATCCTGCTGGGGATCACGCTGTTCTGTGCGGCTCTGTTCCTTGGCGTCAAAACCTTCGAATACACGGAAAAAGCTCACAAACGGCTCCTCTGGGCCGGAGCGTTCGCCTCTTCCGAAGACCTTGGGAAAGCCGACGCCCAGGTCTTCAAGGTGGGGGATCCACTCCCGGAAGCCGAGTTCGAAGATCGGGTCATGAGCTCCCTGGGAACGATCACCAAGTACTGGGTGTTCGCACTGGCGATCCCGGTGATTCTCGCAGGCATTGGCTTCGGGGTGAAATCGCGGCCGACGTTAACAGTGGCGGCCTCGTTTGCCATTTCCATCGTGGCGATCATCATCGGAATTCAGGTCAGTATCGCGATCCACCACGCTCAGCACGCGGGAGATCACGGAGAAGCCCACGCGGCTCACGACGCTGAGCATGAGGGCACAGAACATGGCGAGCATGGTCTGACTGTGAAGGAAGGCGCTGATCCGGGCCACGGCCACGAACACGATCAGCTGGAGTCGGAAGCCAAAGAGATTGACACCGCCGCCGCGATCGCCGAGTCGAAGCAGGAAACGATCGCCGGCGAAGCCATGGACCCCGTTCTCGGAGACATGACCTCGGCTGGGCCGACGGTTGATGACAAGTCTGATCACGATGCTCCGCGGAATGCGAACATCTTCTTCAGCATCTATTACTTCATGACCGGACTGCACGCCTTCCACATTCTCTGCGGGATGATCGCGATTTCGTGGCTGATGGTTCGGGCGGTTGAGAAGCATTTCCGGCCGGATTACTTCGGACCGGTCGACTTCGTCGGGCTGTACTGGCACATCGTCGACCTGATCTGGATCTACCTGTTCCCGCTGCTGTACCTCATCGGACACTGA
- the ctaD gene encoding cytochrome c oxidase subunit I, which produces MTSHVMPAHSDSHSSADNYLTASKGFLSWALTLDHKRIGLMYLIGTMTAMFIGGFLALLLRAEHLSGAPGFVNHDTYNQLFTLHGAIMVFLFIIPSIPGALGNFILPVMLGAKDVAFPRMNLCSFYLWVFGAIFFVGALLTTGLDTGWTFYTPYSTNTSQTNVVLATLGAFILGFSSIFTGLNFIVTIHTMRPPGMTWFRMPLFLWSLYATAIIQVLATPVLGITLLLLAAERMFGLGIFDPKLGGDPVLYQHFFWFYSHPAVYIMILPGMGIISELISTFSRKAIFGYRFIAFSSMAIALLGFLVWGHHMFASGQSEMITIVFSALTFSVSIPSAIKVFNWLATMYKGSIVLATPMCYALSFLFLFTIGGLTGLFLGALATDIHLHDTYFVVAHFHYVMMGGTLVAFVGGLFYWWPKMTGKMYNEFWGQISALIVFVAFNLTFFPQFVMGSRGMPRRYYNYLPEFQVYHVLSTIGAFLLGFGLLLAAVVLIVSLFKGRKAPANPWGAATLEWQCSSPPPLANFEKTPTVGNPYDMQSVVWDPDTESFVRRGDVPIVPDETEQPAHA; this is translated from the coding sequence ATGACTTCTCACGTTATGCCCGCTCATTCAGATTCTCATTCGTCTGCGGATAACTACCTCACCGCCAGCAAGGGCTTCCTGTCCTGGGCGTTGACGCTGGATCACAAACGAATCGGTCTGATGTATCTCATCGGGACGATGACGGCGATGTTCATCGGCGGTTTTCTGGCCCTGCTGTTGCGAGCCGAACACCTGTCGGGAGCGCCGGGCTTCGTGAACCATGACACCTACAATCAGCTGTTCACGCTGCATGGTGCGATCATGGTCTTCCTGTTCATCATTCCCAGTATTCCGGGAGCGCTCGGCAACTTTATTCTGCCGGTCATGCTCGGAGCGAAGGACGTCGCCTTCCCGCGAATGAACCTCTGCAGTTTCTACCTGTGGGTGTTCGGGGCCATCTTCTTCGTCGGAGCACTGCTCACGACCGGACTCGATACCGGTTGGACGTTCTACACGCCGTACTCGACGAATACGTCGCAAACCAACGTGGTTCTGGCGACGCTGGGGGCTTTCATTCTCGGGTTCAGTTCGATCTTCACCGGTCTGAATTTCATCGTGACGATTCACACGATGCGTCCTCCGGGAATGACCTGGTTCCGCATGCCGCTGTTCCTGTGGTCGCTGTATGCCACCGCCATCATTCAGGTGCTGGCCACGCCAGTGCTGGGAATTACCCTGCTGCTGCTGGCGGCCGAACGGATGTTCGGTCTGGGGATCTTCGATCCGAAGCTGGGCGGCGACCCGGTTCTGTACCAGCACTTCTTCTGGTTCTACTCGCACCCGGCTGTGTACATCATGATTCTGCCGGGGATGGGAATCATTAGCGAACTGATTTCGACTTTCAGCCGCAAGGCGATCTTCGGATACCGCTTCATCGCCTTCAGTAGTATGGCGATCGCTCTGCTCGGCTTCCTCGTGTGGGGACACCACATGTTTGCCAGCGGCCAGTCGGAGATGATCACGATCGTCTTCTCAGCTCTAACCTTCAGCGTGTCTATTCCGTCGGCCATTAAGGTCTTCAACTGGCTGGCAACGATGTACAAGGGTTCGATCGTTCTGGCGACGCCGATGTGCTACGCCCTGTCGTTCCTGTTCCTGTTCACGATTGGTGGTCTGACCGGTCTGTTCCTGGGAGCTCTGGCGACCGATATTCACCTTCACGACACCTACTTCGTGGTGGCTCACTTCCACTACGTGATGATGGGCGGAACGCTGGTGGCCTTCGTCGGCGGACTGTTCTACTGGTGGCCGAAGATGACCGGCAAGATGTACAACGAGTTCTGGGGACAGATCTCGGCTCTGATTGTCTTCGTCGCCTTCAACCTGACCTTCTTCCCGCAGTTCGTAATGGGATCCCGCGGGATGCCTCGCCGGTACTACAACTATTTGCCCGAGTTCCAGGTCTACCACGTCCTTTCAACGATTGGGGCCTTCCTGCTCGGCTTTGGTCTGCTCCTGGCGGCTGTGGTTCTGATTGTCTCGCTGTTCAAGGGACGTAAGGCCCCGGCCAACCCGTGGGGAGCCGCCACGCTGGAATGGCAGTGTTCTTCGCCGCCGCCGCTGGCTAACTTCGAAAAGACGCCGACTGTCGGCAACCCGTACGATATGCAGTCCGTGGTCTGGGATCCGGATACCGAAAGCTTCGTCCGTCGTGGCGATGTTCCGATTGTACCGGACGAAACCGAACAGCCTGCTCACGCCTGA
- the coxB gene encoding cytochrome c oxidase subunit II → METFRNLLDPFPSQQSTFAANVDAIYYFIFWLSTFFFVIIVAMMCYFVVKYRRVEGQEPEKSPSHNTPLEVTWSVVPGILVLGIFWWGFTGYVDMRSPPAETYDINVTAQMWSWQFKYGTGAVDAELHVPVGTPVRLIMQSKDVIHSLFVPVFRVKQDVVPGRYSGLWFEAKEVGKFELFCTEYCGQKHSDMITKVVVHATDEANVTDEVPQTFDKWLEVASDPLEGGRIPLEQAGEKVIGMFGCLQCHSIDGSNKVGPSFKGHFGQQVQTRDGSVLMDENYIRESILEPNAKIRQGYDPKMPSFKGSMKDEWIDAVIAYIKSIQ, encoded by the coding sequence ATGGAAACATTCCGGAATCTGCTCGACCCGTTTCCCTCGCAGCAATCGACCTTTGCTGCCAACGTCGATGCGATTTATTACTTCATCTTCTGGCTCTCGACGTTCTTCTTCGTGATCATCGTCGCGATGATGTGCTACTTCGTGGTGAAGTATCGCCGCGTGGAAGGTCAGGAGCCGGAGAAAAGTCCGTCTCATAACACGCCGCTGGAAGTCACCTGGTCGGTCGTTCCGGGGATTCTGGTTCTCGGCATCTTCTGGTGGGGTTTCACCGGGTATGTCGACATGCGGAGCCCTCCGGCGGAAACCTACGACATCAACGTAACCGCCCAGATGTGGTCGTGGCAGTTCAAGTACGGGACGGGAGCGGTTGACGCCGAACTTCACGTGCCGGTCGGAACACCAGTCAGGCTCATCATGCAATCCAAGGACGTGATCCACAGCCTGTTCGTCCCCGTCTTCCGGGTGAAGCAGGATGTTGTTCCTGGCCGTTATTCGGGACTCTGGTTCGAAGCAAAAGAAGTCGGAAAGTTCGAACTGTTCTGTACGGAGTACTGCGGTCAAAAGCACTCTGATATGATTACGAAGGTCGTGGTTCACGCGACCGACGAAGCCAACGTAACCGACGAAGTTCCTCAGACCTTCGACAAGTGGCTGGAAGTTGCTTCCGACCCGCTCGAAGGGGGCCGAATTCCTCTGGAACAGGCCGGGGAAAAGGTCATCGGGATGTTCGGCTGTCTGCAGTGTCACTCGATCGACGGCAGCAACAAGGTTGGACCGTCGTTCAAAGGTCACTTCGGACAACAGGTGCAGACCCGCGATGGTTCTGTGCTGATGGATGAAAACTACATTCGCGAATCGATCCTCGAACCCAACGCCAAGATCCGGCAGGGATACGATCCCAAAATGCCGAGCTTCAAGGGCAGTATGAAGGACGAGTGGATCGACGCCGTGATTGCCTATATCAAGTCGATTCAGTAA
- a CDS encoding SCO family protein — MPAALTETAVVEHLDDKLPLDLQFVDDAGRAIRLEECFQGDIPVVLSMNYSNCPMLCVLQLNGMINSLKEVDLVAGKDYRIVSVSLDPNEKPEQARATKQKYLESYGSTADPAGWHFLTGPEASIGRLSNALGIEYVYLPKKKEYSHPAVFCMCTPDGRISRYHYGIEFPQKTLRLSLVEASEGKIGNAFDRFLLICFHYDAEEGRYAPVARNIMKVGGGLGIMGLGLIFWACHRVARSRAAREARREEQRLGAPGISAT, encoded by the coding sequence ATGCCGGCAGCTCTGACCGAGACGGCCGTCGTCGAACATCTTGACGATAAGCTCCCTCTCGACCTGCAGTTCGTCGATGATGCGGGGCGGGCGATCCGACTCGAGGAATGTTTTCAGGGCGACATCCCCGTGGTCCTGTCAATGAATTACTCCAATTGCCCGATGCTCTGCGTTCTGCAGCTCAACGGGATGATCAACTCTCTGAAAGAAGTCGATCTGGTCGCGGGCAAGGATTACCGGATTGTTTCGGTCAGTCTCGATCCCAACGAAAAGCCGGAACAGGCCCGGGCGACGAAGCAGAAGTATCTGGAATCCTACGGATCAACAGCCGATCCCGCTGGCTGGCATTTCCTCACGGGACCAGAAGCCTCGATCGGGCGACTCTCGAATGCCCTGGGCATTGAGTACGTTTACCTGCCGAAGAAGAAGGAATACTCCCATCCGGCGGTGTTCTGCATGTGCACGCCGGACGGTCGCATTTCCCGATATCACTACGGGATTGAATTCCCGCAAAAGACATTACGGCTCTCCCTCGTGGAAGCCAGCGAAGGCAAGATTGGCAACGCGTTCGACCGGTTCCTGCTGATCTGCTTTCACTACGATGCCGAAGAAGGACGTTATGCTCCGGTCGCCCGCAACATTATGAAGGTGGGCGGTGGACTCGGCATCATGGGACTTGGCCTGATTTTCTGGGCCTGTCATCGCGTCGCCCGCAGCCGGGCGGCTCGCGAGGCACGTCGCGAAGAACAACGGCTCGGTGCTCCCGGCATCTCGGCCACCTGA